One Pogona vitticeps strain Pit_001003342236 chromosome ZW-PAR, PviZW2.1, whole genome shotgun sequence genomic window, tgattgatatcctgcccatctaaGTGCGCCAAGAAACAAGAGCTTttgcccccccccggcctggGTCTTACTGTTAACAACACCTAATGGCTTGGGGCCTGAGGGGAGAATTTAGGTCCTTGAATTTAACAAATAAATCCCACGAGAGAAATTTCTGACATCATGCTGGCAATTTGGACAGCGCTTAAGGCTGCCTTCCTCTAAAAACAATGTCCCCCAACCTGgggtcatccagatgttcttagactacgactcccagaagacgtcagcactagctgtgcggccagggactctgggagttgtagtctaagaacatctggggacccaaggctgggaaccaccatTCTAGAGCCTTGgggtcatccagatgttcttggactaaaactcccagaagccttcgccaacagctgtgctggccgggatctctgggagttgtagtccaagaacatctggggacacacacccccaggttgggaaccactgctttaaaagcaTAACTGGCACAAGCCCAAGGAAGGGGGGGCTCCCTTCTGGGCTGCCACCTTGCCCTGGTTGTGACCCGCACCTCCTCGCCTCGTGGACAGAGTCCAGTGGCCGCGTCACACTATTCAAGGTGGCGGCCCATGTATTTGAGAGGATTGCTGAGATTAGCAAAAAAAAGCCCAGAGAAagctgggggggagagaggccgAGCCAGCAAgcgagggagagagaaatgaatcttctgttcctctcttccccccctctccctttaattgggtttctctctttcttttctttaatttcaCTTAAAAGCGAAGCAAGGCATAGCAGAGCGATCGATCATGCTCGGAGAGGCCTTTGGAAATAGTGCAAAGCGATGCCATCCACTCCAGGCCTCCCAGTTAGAAGCCAGTTAAATGGGGAACGCAACAGTTGTGGTGCGATCGCACAAGGCTTGGCGTTCTGTCACGTTAGTGGGTGAGAAGGATCCAGAGACAAATAGCAGGAGAACCATTGCGGAGTAGAAAGGACAGGGTGgccggctgcctgagtggggtcccttactgctttgaatgccttTTGGGGGGTTGCTTATCTTTTCTGTatctttgtttgatcctttttagtatttatatacagtaggacccctttatccaCGGGAATCACTATCCACTGATCATGTAGACCAGCATAGCCTCTCCGCAAAACGACATGTAGTTCCAACAATTGAAACTGTTGGAATGACATTTTGAAAATCTTGTCCTTAAACATTAGGTTTttttgagggtgttttttttccgaAGTTGAGCCAAAAACCAAGAGCGAATTTAATGTCGACGCATTCGTTTTAGCACCTTATTCCCAAGCTCGGAGCAGAACAGCGTCTCCGGCATTCAAGGGCCGTTTGAGCGTTTAATGCTGTAATTAACCTGTCATTTCATCTGCCGTTTAGAGTTTAGCCCTAAAAGAACAGTCACGAAGGGCCTTAAAGAGCTGGCGTCCGAGCGAACAGGCTCAGGAGGGACTCCATGGGGTTTGAGAGGCTGCCCCACTTTATGCCAAGAGGCACAAGAAGAATATGCTGTTTCCCCCCAGGGCTTCAACCTGGATCAAGGGGCCACATCCTGGCCCAGCCCCAAGCCTGCGGTACGTCTTTGCTTTCTGTCAACCACGGCAATACGGTCCCCCCAGAAGAGCCGGTTGATAGAAGCGAGCCACCGGACTCCACCAGCCAGGTAAGGGGTTGTACACGCAAGGGAGCCTGTTGTCCTCCTCTTAATTGGCTCTTTATtacttagtgtgtgtgtgtgtgtgttttgtgcagtCAAGTCGGAAACAACCAATAGCCACCTTAACAAGAgcttttcaagggaagtgagatatttaaggagtggttttcttAGTTCCATTTCCCCTAGTGGAATTTCCATGGCCgagcgggggaatcgaaccctgttctccagagtccgcCACTCTATTCGCTACCCTGGGAGTCTTTATTACTTgctttggctttctttctttgcGTTCGGAAGCTGCATCCAAGTTGGGCGGGTTGGCAAGGAACGCTTCTCCTTCTGGCGTTATTGCGGTGGTGTGTCAGTCAAAAACCCCAAATCCGGCCTTTAGGATGGAATGGAGAGGCTCCATGCCTATGACGACGCGTGGAAAGCAGCTTCTAGCATCTGCTTTCGTCCTGACGTTGAAACGAAGACGGAAGATTTTTCTCAGGGAAGGGTCTGGGACCAGGGTTCCCCCACCTTGAGcccccagatgttcgtggactgcaactcccagaagccttcgccaccagctgtgctggttgggttTTTGGGGAGTGGCAGTCCACGGACGCCGGGATTCCTCGAGGTCTCAGAAGTGGGACGGAAACAAGGGACCCTTTGGGAGCGCAAAGCGCGACGCCCGGCCCCAAGGCCACTGGCTTGGTCTGATCCCGCTAACGCTTCTCCTCGCAGTGGAGCGAGATCAGCCCGTTCTACGGGAGCTCCAGCACCTTCCGCCACTTCGGCTTGAGCATGGTCGAACAGTCCCTGAGGGAAGAAGAACTGCGTGCCCGGCACCAAGTGGCCCTCCTCAGGCTACGAGAGGAAGCCCTTCAGGAGAAGACCAGGGCGGAACTGGCGTGGCTGGAACACGAAGCGAGGTGAGCCGCCCGGGCCGTCTCTACGCCTGCGTCAATGTCGATTTCAGGCTTACGATTCAAGGCATCCCATCTTTGCCTCTTTCCTGAATCCATACCGGTTGGAAAGCTGGAGAGGCCCGTCGTAAATGAGCAACCGCCCTTCAGCATTCACTGCCTCCCTCCTGCTTTGATTTCAATGTATTTTCCACTTTCAGCTGCCGGAAGAGCTTGGGCGGTTCCACGGAGACCTCAGCCTTCGTCGAAAAGCAGTCTATGCTTCTTACGAAACTGAAGCAGGAGCAGGTGAGGTGGCGGGGTCAGAACGCTCTCCAAAACGGGGTTTCGTTAACTGTGCTCGGTGGTGGGCTGTGCTGAATTATTGGGGGATGGTTGCTAGCTCGCCCACCCTGATGGTCCCGTAAACTTGCAATTAAGGTTCAAACGCATTTTGCACCATCCTGAAAGAGGCGCTGCCTTCGGTGGCGAAAGACATGGGTTTGGCATCGCACATGGTTTTCCTCACCTGcctatcttgcatttagcgtgcTTCATTTTGAGTTAATGGAAGGCTTTGACTTATAGCCCGTAACTGCTTGGGCTATCTCTTGCATCTCTATTACAGCCACACCATTTCTCCCCCTGATTTAGTCCTTTCCAAATAAAATACATTGTAATTTGCAGAGGTCCTcttcccatctcccccccccctggctGTGTGGCATGGAAGCTCCACACTCTGGTCAAGGTTGAGCATCTTGGGCTCACAGACCCGGATCCCTTCTGGGCAAATGAAGACCCTTCTCTGCTTCCTTGCAGGCAGAAATCTGCCACCTGCAGAACCTCTGCCGGGCTGCCCACCAGGAAAGGAAGCTGCTTTTAAAACAGCAGAAAGACCTTCTGGTGCTGCAGCAGACGACAGCCCAGCTCTGGAGACAACTGTGCGAGCAGTCAGGGAAGTCCCCTCAGCAGATGCTTAATATCTATAACAAAGACACCGATGAGGCATCACGTTCTGGGAAATCAAGAGATGGAAGCGGCCGGCAGGGAAAAGGCAAGGGCAGGTAAGAAAAAACTCAAGCCGCTTTTCGGTACAGCCTGTCAGGGGTTAACTTTCAACCTGGCAGTTATCTCAAAAACTAGATACTCAGTAcccacggtttcacttatccactgacTGAAATTAAGAAATTAATAAAACCGAGAAATATGCATTCCCAAGGTGTATTActaggactggccactagatggaaccagagactatacTATATACAGGTGAGGTCTCAAACCTGTAAGGGCCTTATATTGATTAACATTAATACCTTGAATTAGGCACAGAAGCATACAGATGACCCGAGCAAGCACACCAGGACTGGGGAGATAGGATCGTATCTCAGGATACTCGAAACcaacctggctgccacattctgcagcGGTTGCAGCTTCCGTACAGCCTCCAAGGGCCGCCCCATGTAGAGAGCCGTGCGGTAGTCAATCTTCGAGGTTACTCACGCATGGACTGGCGTGGTCAGGAATTTCCTGCCTAACAGGTCCCTGAATGGCACTCGCCTGGGCGAGAAAGGGCTAGTGAGCTGCCTTCGTGGCTTGGAGAGGCTTGGATTCCTGTTTGAAAGAGCCAGGGGACTAGGGAGACTGAATCCTCATTTCTCAACAGCACCACCCCACCAGTGGTGTTTAGTGGGCCGGATCCTGTGCGTGACCGTTCTCCTTTGTGTGATTCCTTGTCTTTCACCGGCTCCTTCCCCCGGGAAGGTCTTCCGTCATGCAGCCCTGATGCCTAGGGAAGACGGAATCCATATTGAAATGTTATCAGCCCGAGAGGCTTGCCCGGCGGCCATAAAAGCATGCCTTTTCCTCCTAAGCGCTGTCAGTTCCCATAGAGAAGCCCGGCGGGTACGTTAAGTGCAAGGCTGCCTGCGCCCGACTAATGGAAATGCTTTCAAATAAACCTTCGCATGAAACTGATCTATAATTCATGTTGCTATTGATTATCGGTCACCGGCACCTCTAAAAAGGATTGCTGGCTTCACTTTCGCTCCTTGTGACTGGCAATCGAGGAATTGCTGATATTTTTAATCTCGCTCCAAGGCAGACGCTGCCTTGAGAAGCCTCTTTACCTGGACTGGCTTTGGGGTGGAGATTCAAAAGAGTTCTCACCCCTCTTTGCTCCACGGTGGTTGAGTTTTTGCACTAATCGGTGTGCCATGTTTACAGAATAACCAGTCTCGTTGCGATTCATTATTTCTGTAGGCAGTCCTTTGTGTGGAATGAAACTCATTGCGCTTAGAGGTTTActcatttagttttttaaaaagctctgctTGGACAGGAGTGTACAACCCGTATCTGTTACACTGGACTatcctgaaagaactgggcatgtttagccttgaggaaagaagacggaggggacaGAGAGGAGAGCCCCTTTCAAAGACCTGAAagggagtcctacagaggaggggcaggatctgtcctccatcctcccagaatgcaggacacgtcatcatgggctcaagcgacaggaagccagatttcggctgaatattggaaaaaaacttcttaactgttagagcagcatgacgaTGGAACGAATGAGAtgatgagcgctccaatgctggagacctTGGAGAGAAaatctgtccgatctgcttcgATTAGGATCCCTGCCTTGATCAGGGGGGTTgacctgatggccttagaggccccttccaactcaataattctaGGATTCAAAAATCTCTTGAGTGTTACTTGCTGTTTAATACTTTACAGCCTTCCTGCCGAGAGGAGGGAAATTTCGCCCCGAGGGATGAAGACGGAGCAGCAATTCTTGAAGCAGACGCCGTGGGTGGATGCTCAACCGGTTGGCCCAGCAGTCATGGGGAGTGCAGGTAACTTCGACATCTGGAGGAAGTACTCCTAGAAGCGCACGTTTCCTATGAGCGATGGGTGTGTGGATAAATATAAGGAGGTGTACGTGAATATAATGGAGGTATTTGGGACAAAGGACTCTATGTCAGGCACAGAAGCTACGCTATCAGAGCTGGGCACGAAATATCGGTTTGGCGGTTCATGCCAGTTTCGCCAACGGGCAAAGAGGTGTTCCTTGGTTCGGCTCCCCGCCCCCTTTGGCGGTCGCCCAATCGGAGGCCGCGTCCAGTGTAAGCGGGGCAAGGAAGCCGCCATGTTGTTTCTGAGCGGGCGCCCACTAGAAGCCTCGTTCCCTAAAGGTgatgctttcatttttaatattggtTGTTTCAGTATTTAATATTGCAAGCTGACTCAGGTTCCCAaaaagagaaaggtgagatatatacattttaaataaataaatctcagccTAAAATCTTGGGGTCATTCGCCCCGAAGGGCAATCGTTTCCCTTTTCCGAGACTCCTGTTTTTGCaaatcaaaactttttttttaaaggttttctttcttcctgctggATTTTCCCATCCTTAACCAAACAGGAGCTTCAGAGAAGCTGCTGCGGGTTCTAAAATCATCAAGGAGGAAAGACCAAAGAGCAAACGATCtaaatgttttctctttcttgttcCTTTAGTGAGCAAACAAGAGGAAGACCGTAACGGACAGGATACCAGTTTGAGAAAGTTATCCATGCAAGAGAGCTGGCATCCTACAGACAAGGAAGCTGGACATTGGACCTCAGCCATGCCTAGGGATGAACGGCGCAGCGTTTCTCCAGACACGGAGAAACCCCACCTGGATTTGGAATTCCATAAAGCTCATGCCGTTCTCATCAGTATCTCCGGAAGCTCGTTTTCGGCTTCTGATGTCGAAGCTGAGGATGGCCAAGACACAGACGTTAGCCTTCCGGAAGAATTTGTCTTCCAGGAAGATCCCCCTTATAATTCCAACGGCACATTTTGTGACACTCCGGCCATGTCACAGATAACATCAAACCCAAGGAACGCAGTGTCACCTGACAGCAGACGTCACACGTCTGTCTTGTGCGGTGATTCGAAACAGGGTCGCTTGTCAGTTCCACGCAAGCAGGAAAAGATGATGGAAGACCTCCCGGATGGGGAAGGAATCTACGAAGGTCGATCCGTGATGCCGTCAGCCAACGGAAGGCCAAAACTCGGCTCCGTCTGGACAAGAGAGTCCCATTCTGTGCAGGCCTCCATGTCTGCTTCTGGAAGGAAGGCCAGCTCTTTGAGTGGTTCTGATCCAGAATCTTGCACGGAGAGGCGTGGGGCGAAGACGCTGGCTTTTCAAGGAGCCGCTGATGTATCTTGTCACTGCTCCGAAAAGGAGCCAAGATGGAAGGGAGCTGGCGCTGGTGTTGGCCCAGCGGAAGGGACTTGGAACGGAGAAAACCCATCTCATTTTGAAGACGAGCCCATGACACATTTCTCTGAAACCTTGCTGAAGACGGTGGAGTCCGTCAGTAACACTGCACCCTTGTCAGGCTCAGAGGGCAGAGCTGGTTCTAATGAATGTGCCGCTAATGAATCTCAATCCAGCAGAGGAGACAAAGCCACTGTCCAGTGCCCAAAAATCTCTACGGAGGAGGAAGGCTCTAGTCGTTTGCAACACTCTAAAAGCACAGGAAGAATaactaaagaaagagaaaatagttCCTTAGTAAATAGTCAAAACTCCACGGAATTGGGTATGACAACGCTTCATCCAAGCTCCTCTAAAGCTGGGCTGTTACGCCCTGCCCAAAGCTGCCTCCCGAGAAGCGAAGACGCCACCGTACTTCCCAGCGAGGATGAGATTGTGTCTCCTGTTGATGAAGTTTTGTCCTATGGGAGTACGGATCTGCCGTGGTCTACGGAAAAGGACGTCTCCTTTCCGATTGAggatcttcctcctccacccaaAGACCTGAGTGGAAACGATCGTGATTCTAGCCACAGCTTTCAAGACTTTCCATCGCCGCCCGAAGAAGTGGCGTTTCCTGAAATGGGAGAGTGTCAATATGCCTCGGAGGAAGATACGTCTGGAGAAACAAACGACGCGTCGTCATCGGAAAGATTCCCATCCTAGAATCCAGGAGTTGGAAAGGTCTtcgaaggccatcgagtccaacaaggcaggaatccaaatcaaagcagactggacacggggggggggggtgtcccattttctcttgaatgctcccAGCGTCGGAGCACTCATCGCCCTCCCAAAGGTTGGCAGCACCAACGGCGGCCGCCAAGAAGGTCTACACGGCAACCTCTTGACTCACGACCATTCAGAAAGCAACCATCTTCCAAGATCGCGGTCCTTACACAATGTTATCAAAATTCATGGGAGATTTGGGAATGAGAGACTTTCAGGGTTGTGTGTAAGAAGAACAAGGGGGCATTTCCAATCGATAGGATGAGAAATGAGAAACATCCCGGACAATTGGTTTGTGTTTGGTTGAGACGTGgttaactaattaaaaaaaaaaaggaatgagctTCTGGGGTTTCTCCTTGcgtggtgtcattttgtgaatggcagtgagcacaagaggggatcctgtagaccatcttgattactGCCAtgggtattgtcaacattcaggctgccctttggctACGTAAAGCttggcttcctttttcctgctggcaacacaggcataatgttgtgcagcaatatcggtCCAGCTCCCGGCTTTTCAAATTGTGGCTACAGGAGCACCTTATCCCACATTTATTAACCAGAGGTATGTTTTTTAAAGAATCGATTAACCATGAAGCTAGGCTGAACCAGAGCAAGACCTAGCTGTTAAACGGTGCAGACGGGGAGTAAAAATGGCACACACAAAAGATGCCAGACGTATTAAAAACCCTCTGCCATTATGTGCGCGGCATTCTCAAAAGTTGACAGCCAGATATATGGCCCTCCTCTGTCAGTGGCTAGACTTCAGTATCAAGATTATTCTTCCTTCAAGGTCTAATATTTTCTTTGCTGTGGCTTTGATCAATATTAACCTCTCGGGTCAATAAATCTTGGTACTAGCCTCCAGAGAAGTCATTAGCTTTCATAGAAAATGATTATTTCTCCGTTAaactctgcatttaattttcctgTAATCCATCTTTTTCAGGCTGATAACTTGCAGCCGTTCTGAGCGCCCACTGAAAACAAGGGCCTTGATAATATATAAACACAagttccccccctttccccctcctattTCTTGATTTTGAGGTGTTTAATCTGAATTCTCTCCAGTGAATTAAAAAGTGCCTTATGAACTGAGATCAGAATAAAAACAGCCTCCCCCAAATACTGAATTCTTTGGATTAaaactgaagaaggaaggaaggaaggaaggaaggaaggaaggaaggaaggaaggaaggaaggaaggaaggaaggaaggaaggaaggaaggaaggaaggaaggaaggaaggaaggaaggaaggaaggaaggaaggagggagggagggagggagggagggaaagaaagaaagaaagaaagaaagaaagaaagaaagaaagaaagaaagaaagaaagaaagaaagaaagaaaggaaggaaggaaggaaggaaggaaggaaggaaggaaggaaggaagaaaggaaggaaggaaggaaggaaggaaggaaggaaggaaggaaggaaggaaggaaggaagaaagaaagaaagaaagaaagaaagaaagaaagaaagaaagaaagaaagaaagaaagaaagaaagaaagaaaagaaagtgtttTCCACCATATTTCTGAAAGAAGTCCCCCATTGTTTATTTACAAAAGGAATTAAAACAACTTCCTTGTTATTTAACACTAGCAACACTTTGTAATTTCATCAAAGAAAATGACACACTTCCTATTTTTAAcaagtgtgtttctttttttatttatttatttatgggagGCCTCGCTGGAGAATACATGTTTCTCTAAAATGTTGCGTCTGCTTTGGAGGAGCAGATGCTTTGAAACAGAAAGAATACAATTTTCTATAATGACACCTGCAACATTAAGTACCGTACTTGTATAGAAAAatgatcatttccccccccctctcccgtTGCCTGATTATTCAAGGACAACTTAATGGATCCTATTTAAATATCAAAGGCCTTGAAAACTGTTTTTTGGAAAACTGTCTCAGGGGAGGACTGGCCACCGTGTGCATTTTAAAGCATCAGTTAAAAGTCTCCAAAGCCCAAGGAGCCATTATTCTGTTTTATTCCATGTGAGTTATCtgagatactcagtgtggtgtaatcATGAATAAAGAGTTGGACTCCCGGGACTTGGGAGTCCTGAGTTCGAATTcctacttggccatgaaaacacaTGGAAGAGTGGAACGGGTAAAAccttacttatttacttaaatATCTCGTTATTATTGTAGAATGAgggagtcagaaggggcctcaaaggccatccagtcccatcccctgctcaaggcaggaatcccagtcaaagcagatccACCGTCGTAcggctctaacagttgagaagttttatctttcagactaaatctggcttgagctcattgttgtctGTCCTGCACTCTCggatgatggaggacagatcctgccccctcctttgCATGACTTcctttccaagtatttgaaaagatgcaattttttataaaaaaaacctCTAGACCGTCTATTATTTCTCCCAACACTGGCATACCTGCAAATGGATTTAGGCAGCTGGTGACTGCAGCTCTCCTgcaaaaaaacatatatattccTTTGGGTTTCCTCTAGCACTCTTATTTACTGTTCCACCTTATTGGGTCTCGGAAAGCAGGCAGAAGGACGGTGCCCTTCGCTTGGGAATAGTATATGcaatatatactgtatctgaaagTATCAGCAAAAGGAATCTATAGGAAACAATAAAATGCATTTGCCCTGCCAGGCAGCTTGGAaaataagttactttttttctggTGCACACCATGGAAAAATTCAAATGCATTTGCCCTGCCCGACAACTTGggagaaaaaagttacttttgcggGCGCTCCCCCCGCTTTCCACCGAGGCaaacctccccccctccccgcgtgTCCGCGCGAACGGAATcctgggagatggagtccaaagAGGGCCGCTCCGCCTTGTGGGCGGGGGAAGACTGGGCCGGCCCCGCCCCTTGGCGGGTTGGGAGGACGGCGCGCCGGCCCGGGATTGGTCGAGCCGGGG contains:
- the CCDC187 gene encoding coiled-coil domain-containing protein 187; the encoded protein is MVEQSLREEELRARHQVALLRLREEALQEKTRAELAWLEHEASCRKSLGGSTETSAFVEKQSMLLTKLKQEQAEICHLQNLCRAAHQERKLLLKQQKDLLVLQQTTAQLWRQLCEQSGKSPQQMLNIYNKDTDEASRSGKSRDGSGRQGKGKGSLPAERREISPRGMKTEQQFLKQTPWVDAQPVGPAVMGSAVSKQEEDRNGQDTSLRKLSMQESWHPTDKEAGHWTSAMPRDERRSVSPDTEKPHLDLEFHKAHAVLISISGSSFSASDVEAEDGQDTDVSLPEEFVFQEDPPYNSNGTFCDTPAMSQITSNPRNAVSPDSRRHTSVLCGDSKQGRLSVPRKQEKMMEDLPDGEGIYEGRSVMPSANGRPKLGSVWTRESHSVQASMSASGRKASSLSGSDPESCTERRGAKTLAFQGAADVSCHCSEKEPRWKGAGAGVGPAEGTWNGENPSHFEDEPMTHFSETLLKTVESVSNTAPLSGSEGRAGSNECAANESQSSRGDKATVQCPKISTEEEGSSRLQHSKSTGRITKERENSSLVNSQNSTELGMTTLHPSSSKAGLLRPAQSCLPRSEDATVLPSEDEIVSPVDEVLSYGSTDLPWSTEKDVSFPIEDLPPPPKDLSGNDRDSSHSFQDFPSPPEEVAFPEMGECQYASEEDTSGETNDASSSERFPS